The sequence CGATGTTTAGCGATAGCCTCCTGCATCTGCTCAAAGATTTCACCCGTCTCATCAATGACCGCAAGTTTTCTCATCTCTTCGGTTTTGTCTTCCATGATTGCGAGAAAACTGGACAATAATACCAATCCACACATCAACACCGGCATGAGAAACAAAGACGCAATGAATCCCTTAGATTTAACGCGCGTCATATATTCACGTTTGATAACGGTGACAACCTTACTCAGCATCCTGTACTGTTCCTCCATGTGCTTCAACACTTTGGACAAAAATCTCGTGTAGCGTTGGCTCCATCAATTCAAACCGTGTCACATCAACACCTTTTTCAACCAGTTCTTGGAGAAATGGACGATAGTCCTCTGGGTTCCTTAATTTGATCTCAGCATACTGCCCGAAGTTGTTGACACCTTGAATGTAAGCGGAATTGCGAATCGGTTCAAGACTCCCGATATATTCAATCTCAACGGAATTCTTGCCGAATCCACGCTTCACAGCACGGAGCTCACCTTCAAGCAATACCTTGCCTTGATGAATGAGGCAGATGCGATCACAGAGTTTCTCTACCTGTTCCATCACATGGGTTGAGAAGATAATCGTACTGCCGTCCTCACGCAGTTCAAGCATCAAATCTTTAAGGAGTGTCATGTTAATCGGGTCCAGCCCGGAAAAGGGTTCATCAAGAATAATCAACTCCGGTTTGTGAATGACCGTCGTAATGAACTGAATTTTCTGTGCCATCCCCTTAGAAAGTTCATCAATCCGCTTGTTGCTCCATTCCGATAGCTGCATCTTCTCCAACCACCGCTCAATTTCGCCGAGTGCTTGCTGCTTGTATAAGCCCTTTAATTCAGCAATGAAAAGGATAACATCCCGCACCTTCATTTTGCGGTACAAGCCGCGTTCTTCTGGCAGATACCCAATCTGGTCCAAAAAATCTCGGACCTGCCGATTGCCACTGAACGTAATACTGCCCGCATCCGGCGCAATAATGTCCATTATCATGCGGAGTGTGGTCGTTTTTCCGGCACCGTTGGGTCCCAAGAGTCCGTATACGCTCCCCTTTTCAATACTGAAAGAAATATCCGACACCGCTGTAAAATCGCCGAACTTTTTATGGACATTCTCAAGGTGGAGGAGATTCATCGTTTTTATCACCAAATATGTTTACGGCACACGGAGTGTGCCTACTACCTTGCAGATCTAATCGGTAATCGCTTGATAGGTGAGGACACGGAATTGCGCATGGAATGGGGAATCGCCAATCAATTGCGTCATCAAGATGCCGATTAATTCTTCCGCGGGATCAATCCAAAACGTAGTGCTTGCGAGTCCACCCCAACTGTAAGCCCCCAAGGAACCGAGGCTATGTGTATCAGCAACATCAGTAACAACAGCAAACCCAAGACCGAAACCACACCCTGTTCTCTCAAGCGGTTGCCAACCGTCAGAGATATGATTCATCCTAATGAGTTCGACCGTTTTTCTTCCGAGGAGTCGCACGCCATCAAGTTCCCCGTCATTCAGCAACATTTGGCAGAAACGGAGGTAATCCGCAGCGGTCGATTGTAATCCGGCACCACCGGAGTGGAAAAAACTCAGCGGTCCGCTTGAAACCGGTGCATTCTCTATTACCTGAATACCACCGTCTTCCGTAGGTTCATACAACGTCGCATATCGCTCAGCCTTGTCGTTTGGCACCGAGAAAGCAGTATCAACCATACCCAAAGGCTCACAAATTTGGGTTTTCAAAAACGCTTCAAACGGCATACCAGAGACGACCTCTACAAGGTAGCCGAGCACATCGGTAGACATACCGTAGTTCCACCCATCACCCGGTTGGTGAAGGAGCGGGATATTTCCGAGTTCTCGCGCCATCTGTGCGAGGTCTCCACCGTAGAAATTCGCATCCCTATACCGCTCATTAATCGGGTGCTCCCAGTCCCCGCCGTAGATAAGTCCAGCAGTGTGTGTGAGCAGATGCTTTACCGTCATCTCGCGTTCAGCATCAACGATAGCATCACCATCCGCAGTATAAACCTGCATGTCCTTAAAGGCTGGAATCAATTCGGAGACGGGTGTGCCGAGTTGAAAATGCCCTTCCTCATAGAGCATCATCACAGCAATGCTGGTAATCGGCTTCGTCATTGAATAGATGCGGAAGATGGTATCAAACGCTACGGGTTTCGCAGTAGCGACATCCTGCGTCCCGAACTTCTCAAAATGGACGAGCCTCCCTTCACGCGCGATCATCGTTAATGCACAGGGTATTTTACCATCGTCAATCCAGCCTTGCATGACCGGAGCAATACGTCCTAAACGCGAGGTTGACATGCCTACATCCTCAGGCACTGCCCGCGGTAATCCTTCATATCCATGTCTTGCCATAAAGATCTCCTCTAAGATGGGTGTCGGCTTTCAACGCAACCCTTTCAGCGGTCAGTAAAGAGATAGTTCAGCATGTAAGATAAACCCAACTGCCATAAGATACTTTTGCTGACTGCTGATGGCTGACTGCCGACTGCTATTATTCCGTAAGTGCCTGATAGGTCAGCACTTTAAATTGTTGTTGGAAAGGGTAACGGTTATTGAGAAGCTGCGTCATTAGCACAGCAACCAATTCCTCTTTTGGATCAATCCAGAAGGTGGTAGCCGCAGCACCGCCCCAACTGAAATTCCCAACAGACTCCAAGATGTTCGGAGGGTTTCTATCTGTAACAATCGCAAAACCGAGTCCAAACCGATTGTTGTGATGCGGATACCGCATCAATTCAACCGTCTTTTTGCCCAATATACGGACACCATCGAGTTCACCACCGTTGAGTAGCATCTGAGAAAACCGCATATAATCTGCAGCGGTTGAAACGAGTCCGCCACCGCCCGATGGGAAAAAGGTGAATTCATCAATCGCAATCGCTGCGCGTTTAGTCCGCTCAAGTCCATTCTCTTTAGTAGGTCTATAGAGTGCAGCAAGCCTGTTCCGCTTCTCTGACGGCACCGAAAATGCGGTGTCTACCATGCCAAGAGGTTCAAAGAGGCGTATTCGGAGAAATTCTTCAAACGGCATGCCAGATACAACCTCTACAAGGTAGCCTAGCACATCAGTAGAGACACCGTAAGTCCACTTCTCACCCGGTTCATGAACGAGTGGAATTTTGCCGAGTTTCACAACCATATCCGCCAAAGTTGAGCTGGGTTCAAGGATCTTTGCCTCCTTATAGCGGGCATCGACAGGTTTATTGCCCCAACCGTAGGTAAACCCCGCAGTATGCATGAGGAGGTGTTTGACGGTTATTTTTCTTTTCGCATCCAAGATTTCAGTCTGGTCCTCATTGTAAACCTTCATGTCCTTAAATTCAGGAATAAACCTGGAGACAGGTGTGCCGAGTTGAAAATGCCCCTCCTCATAGAGCATCATTACTGCAACACTCGTAATCGGTTTCGACATCGAGTAAATGCGGAATATCGTGTCTGCTTCAACCGGTTCGTTATTCTCAACATCTCGCATGCCGATGGTTTCAAAATGGACAATCTTCCCGCGTCTCGCCACAACCGTTAGGAACCCCGGTAGTTGCCCCTTATCGACGTAACCCTGCATGACAGGGCGGATACGCTCAAGTCGTTCGGCAGAGACACCGACTGCCTCTGGCACCGCCATCGGTAGTCCCTGTCCCAAAGCGAGTGTGGTAACACCGAAAAGCAGTAAATATATGTTAGCCAATAATTTTCTCAATCCGTTCTCCTCCTTTCTAAGCCGATTAATTTCTCAACCAACAATTGACTGATAAGTTAGTACACGGAATTGGGCGTGGAATGGTGAATCGGCACCGACCAATTGGGTCATAAAAATACCAATCAACGCCTCCACAGGATCAATCCAAAACGTGGTACTTGCCATGCCGCCCCAACTGCAAGGACCGACAGAACCGAGCGTGTGCGTTTCAGCGACATCTGTGACTACGGCGAACCCAAGCCCGAAACCCGTTCCCGTTCTCCCAGGTGCTAACCAATCTGCTGGAACGTGGCTCATCTTGATGAGTTCAGCAGTTTTTCTCCCGAGCAACCGCACGCCATCGAGTTCACCACCGTTGAGCAACATTTGGCAGAAGCGGAGATAATCCGCAGCGGTCGATTGTAACCCTCCACCACCAGAGTGGAAAAAACTCAGCGGTCCAGTCGCAGCATGGATATTCTCAATCTCCTGAAGCGCACCGTCCTCCCCGAATTCATATACCTTTGAATATCGGTCAGCATCTTCAACCCGCACCGAAAAACCTGTGTCGTTCATACCTAATGGATTAAAAATACGGGTTTTCAAAAACGTCTCAAACGGCATACCGGATACGACACCTACAAGGTAGCCGAGCACATCGGTAGACATGCCATACTTCCATGCAGTACCTGGCTGGTGAAGGAGCGGAATACCTCCGAGCTTTTGTATCATGTTTGCGAGGTTGCCACCGTAGAGATCCGCATCCTCATATCGCTGATCAATCGGGTGATCCTCCCTATCGCTTTCATAGATAAGTCCAGTAGTATGTGTAAGCAGATGTTTTATCGTCACCTCGCGTTCCGCATCAACAACAGCACTGCCATCTTCAGTGTAAACCTTCATGTCCTTGAAAGCCGGAACAAATTCGGAGACGGGTGTGTTGAGTTGAAAATGCCCTTCCTCGTAGAGCATCATCACTGCGACACTCGTAATCGGCTTTGTCATTGAGTAGAGGCGAAAGATGGAGTTGAATTCTATCGGTTTGGCGGCAGCGATATCCTGCATGCCGAACTTCTCAAAATGGACGAGCCTGCCCCCACGCGCGATCATCGTCAATGCACAAGGGATTTTGCCGTTGTCAACATAGCCTTGCATGACAGGGGCAATGCGCGCCAACCGCGCGGTTGACATGCCCATATCTTCAGGGACAGCCCGCGGCAATCCTTCATCTATTGTCATCAAAATCTCCTATAATGTGGCTATCAGCCATCAGCAGTCAGTAGTCAGTGGAGTAACTGTCAGTTTCCATCAAATATCAGCAAAGACGGGGTCTGACTAAACCAAACACTTCTTTACTGATAACTATTATTCAGTCAGTGCCTGATAAGTTAGCACCTTAAATTGATCGTGGGAAGAGGACACGTCACTAATCTGCGTCATGAGCAAACCGATCAACTCCTTTTCAGGGTCAATCCAGAAGATGGTACCGGCAGCACCGCCCCAACTGTAACTTCCTATCGACTCCGGCGTGTCTTTTGGTTCTTTATCATCGGTGTCTCCCGATTCCTTATCATTTACGATGGAAAAACCGAGTCCAAACCAACCATCGTGATGCGGATAGCGCATCAGTTCAACCGTTTTCTTCCCCAATATACGGACACCGTCGAGTTCGCCACCGTTGAGCAACATCTGAGAAAAGCGCATATAGTCTGGAGCAGTGGAGACGAGTCCGCCACCACCCCCTGGAAAGAAACGGATCTCACCACTCGCGAGTTGTGGATCCTTATCAACACGTTCCAGCCTCATTTTTTGCTCTTTATCCCCTTTCATCTCCTTCTTCTCTATAGCATCGTCCTTCTTTTTTTCTTTCTCTTTATCCCCTTTCATCGCCCCTTCTTTGTTAAGTTCATAGAGTGCGGCAAACCTGTCCAACTTCTCTACAGGCACTGAAAATGCGGTGTCTACCATACCGAGCGGTCTAAAGAGCCGCGTTTGGAGGAACTCTTCAAACGGCATCCCCGAAACCACCTCCACGAGGTAGCCGAGTAGATCGGTAGATACGCCATAAGTCCACGCTTCACCCGGTTCGTGGACTAACGGAACAGTACTCAATTTTTTTGCCATATCCGCCAACGTCGTGCCGGGTGCAAAAATGTTCGCCTCCTGAAAGCGTTTATCGGCGGGTTCACCGCCCCAGCCGTATATTATCCCTGCGGTATGCGTGAGCAGGTGTTTAATCGTTACCTCTTTTGTCGCATCCGAGATTTCGTTCTGATCCTCGTTGTAGACCTTCATGTTTTTAAATTCAGGGATGAACTCAGATACCGGCGTGTCCAGTTGAAAATGCCCCTCCTCATAGAGCATCATCACAGCAACACTCGTAATCGGTTTCGACATGGAGTGGATACGAAATATTGTGTCTGCTTCAACAGGCTTGTTATTTTCAATATCTCCCATACCGATGGTTTCAAAATGAACAATCTTCCCGCGTCTCGCCACGACCGTCAGGAACCCCGCTATACGTCCGTCATCGACATAACCCTGCATCACAGGACGGATGCGTTCAAGGCGTTCGGCAGAGACACCGACCTCTTCCGGTACTGCCATTGGAAGACCTTGCCCGAAAGCAAGTGTAGTAACACAAAAAAGCAGTAAATATATGTAGGTTAATAATTTCCGCAATCCGTTCTCCTTTTTTAAACTATATGTAACCTTAAATTGCAGATGTCGCTCCGCTGCGGTTTGTGTTGGTAGGCGAGGTTTCAAACCTCGCCAGCAGCGAAAAGGAGGTGCTTGCTATTTCTCTAAAGATTTTGCTGCTATGATTCGGTTGGATGAAGATTAAATAAATATTTCGGTAATTGTTACAAATCGCGAGCACAGCTCGCTCCTACCAAGAGACTGTTGATGCATTACCGATTTAAATAATTAAACTTCATGAAACCGAATCTACCGGTTCTGAAAAGACTTACGGTACCCGTTTAAGGTATCCCCAGCGCGTTGAGAGTTTCCCACCG comes from Candidatus Poribacteria bacterium and encodes:
- a CDS encoding serine hydrolase; this encodes MRKLLTYIYLLLFCVTTLAFGQGLPMAVPEEVGVSAERLERIRPVMQGYVDDGRIAGFLTVVARRGKIVHFETIGMGDIENNKPVEADTIFRIHSMSKPITSVAVMMLYEEGHFQLDTPVSEFIPEFKNMKVYNEDQNEISDATKEVTIKHLLTHTAGIIYGWGGEPADKRFQEANIFAPGTTLADMAKKLSTVPLVHEPGEAWTYGVSTDLLGYLVEVVSGMPFEEFLQTRLFRPLGMVDTAFSVPVEKLDRFAALYELNKEGAMKGDKEKEKKKDDAIEKKEMKGDKEQKMRLERVDKDPQLASGEIRFFPGGGGGLVSTAPDYMRFSQMLLNGGELDGVRILGKKTVELMRYPHHDGWFGLGFSIVNDKESGDTDDKEPKDTPESIGSYSWGGAAGTIFWIDPEKELIGLLMTQISDVSSSHDQFKVLTYQALTE
- a CDS encoding serine hydrolase, with amino-acid sequence MARHGYEGLPRAVPEDVGMSTSRLGRIAPVMQGWIDDGKIPCALTMIAREGRLVHFEKFGTQDVATAKPVAFDTIFRIYSMTKPITSIAVMMLYEEGHFQLGTPVSELIPAFKDMQVYTADGDAIVDAEREMTVKHLLTHTAGLIYGGDWEHPINERYRDANFYGGDLAQMARELGNIPLLHQPGDGWNYGMSTDVLGYLVEVVSGMPFEAFLKTQICEPLGMVDTAFSVPNDKAERYATLYEPTEDGGIQVIENAPVSSGPLSFFHSGGAGLQSTAADYLRFCQMLLNDGELDGVRLLGRKTVELIRMNHISDGWQPLERTGCGFGLGFAVVTDVADTHSLGSLGAYSWGGLASTTFWIDPAEELIGILMTQLIGDSPFHAQFRVLTYQAITD
- a CDS encoding serine hydrolase, translating into MTIDEGLPRAVPEDMGMSTARLARIAPVMQGYVDNGKIPCALTMIARGGRLVHFEKFGMQDIAAAKPIEFNSIFRLYSMTKPITSVAVMMLYEEGHFQLNTPVSEFVPAFKDMKVYTEDGSAVVDAEREVTIKHLLTHTTGLIYESDREDHPIDQRYEDADLYGGNLANMIQKLGGIPLLHQPGTAWKYGMSTDVLGYLVGVVSGMPFETFLKTRIFNPLGMNDTGFSVRVEDADRYSKVYEFGEDGALQEIENIHAATGPLSFFHSGGGGLQSTAADYLRFCQMLLNGGELDGVRLLGRKTAELIKMSHVPADWLAPGRTGTGFGLGFAVVTDVAETHTLGSVGPCSWGGMASTTFWIDPVEALIGIFMTQLVGADSPFHAQFRVLTYQSIVG
- a CDS encoding serine hydrolase, with the translated sequence MRKLLANIYLLLFGVTTLALGQGLPMAVPEAVGVSAERLERIRPVMQGYVDKGQLPGFLTVVARRGKIVHFETIGMRDVENNEPVEADTIFRIYSMSKPITSVAVMMLYEEGHFQLGTPVSRFIPEFKDMKVYNEDQTEILDAKRKITVKHLLMHTAGFTYGWGNKPVDARYKEAKILEPSSTLADMVVKLGKIPLVHEPGEKWTYGVSTDVLGYLVEVVSGMPFEEFLRIRLFEPLGMVDTAFSVPSEKRNRLAALYRPTKENGLERTKRAAIAIDEFTFFPSGGGGLVSTAADYMRFSQMLLNGGELDGVRILGKKTVELMRYPHHNNRFGLGFAIVTDRNPPNILESVGNFSWGGAAATTFWIDPKEELVAVLMTQLLNNRYPFQQQFKVLTYQALTE
- a CDS encoding ATP-binding cassette domain-containing protein, whose protein sequence is MNLLHLENVHKKFGDFTAVSDISFSIEKGSVYGLLGPNGAGKTTTLRMIMDIIAPDAGSITFSGNRQVRDFLDQIGYLPEERGLYRKMKVRDVILFIAELKGLYKQQALGEIERWLEKMQLSEWSNKRIDELSKGMAQKIQFITTVIHKPELIILDEPFSGLDPINMTLLKDLMLELREDGSTIIFSTHVMEQVEKLCDRICLIHQGKVLLEGELRAVKRGFGKNSVEIEYIGSLEPIRNSAYIQGVNNFGQYAEIKLRNPEDYRPFLQELVEKGVDVTRFELMEPTLHEIFVQSVEAHGGTVQDAE